In Rutidosis leptorrhynchoides isolate AG116_Rl617_1_P2 chromosome 6, CSIRO_AGI_Rlap_v1, whole genome shotgun sequence, the DNA window GGTAATGGGGAACTTATTACCTTCTTTAGGTACAATGGAAGATACTGAACTTTTGATGAATATAATTGCTTTATGGATACTTGTGATAACTGCAATAACTAATATTTGTATACAAATGGGTACAGGGGTGATATTTGAATTTTGGATTGAACATGTTGTTATTATGTTACTTATGCTTATTTTACTAGCTATATTGTGTTGTTTTACTTTAGCTATACCTAGTGCAAAGTATTATTTGGATATAACATATGAGAAGAAGTTGAAAAAGgcgaataaagtttgttttattcaAAGAAATTTATCGGTAGCCGATAGGTTGAAGAAGGATTTAGGGAAGTATTGGATGATGGCGTATACGTCTAGTCCTCAGTTTGTGATAGGGCGTTCTGCTCCTTGTTCTGCTTCTGGGGCGTTTTGTCTTTTTAACACGTTGATTTTAGCGGAAGCGATTGTGAGAACTCGAATAATGCCTTGGTCGTTGAGGTTTTGTACTGGTGATTCTGATTATAAATGGTCAACGACGTTGGTTTTGATAAGTCAAACGGTGGCGGTTGGGGTTGGGACGATTTCGCCTGCGTTTAGATGGTTTATGACAATCAATTTTAGGTGTCCAACAAAGGCGCAACAAGCGTGTGGACGAGAGTTTGTTGTAGAACGATTTTGGATAAAACGGATGCTGATGTGGCAGATGCAACCGGTTGATTTAAGAATATGTAACCGGCGGTGTAGAAAAGTTCTTCATGGGGTAAAATTTCAGATGCTTCGGTTTTTTATTGGGACACAAAAAGGGTTGGTTGTTTGTTGCAAGATGATTAGATTTGTATCAATCTTTTTTGTTGGTGGGTTTTTGAGGTTAAAGATGTTATTAATACGCGATAATAGCGTTCATAGTAATGAATCGAAGATTTCAGATATGAGTCGTTACGTGATTTACCTTGAAGGAGAAGAAGGATTGGTGCATTTGATGACGAAAAATAATTTTGACGCTACGGATCATTGGATCCGAATGGGAGAAAAAAAACAACCCGAAAATTTGATTAAACTTTTAGAAACGTCGAATAGTTCAAGTTCGTTTAACGGAGTACAAGATTTTGATAGTGATAAAATTCCATCGTTGGGTCCCGGTGAACCTCCGAATTGTTGGGCTCTCCCCGTTGTGACGTTAACGAGCATCGCAATTGCGATTCCCGATATTGATGAAGAACGAATCGAGCGATTAGTGAGAGGTGTACACGAAGGGTTAAATTATGTCAAGGAGACAGAAATTTATCTTGAAGATCAAAAGGAGTTGAAACATGTTATAAAAACGGCGGAAATAGTTTGGGCGGGAGTCGAGCTTTATAACAAATGGTTAGATGTTGATCTTTACAAGGTGAAACATCAAGAATGTGACGTCATCAGATTGCTTGCTGACGTGGCAAAGGAGAAGTTCGTGAAATTATCGGATAAAGACATGATGTATATGAACGAATGTTTAAGAGAGGTCCCATCACGATGGCCGATCAAGGTAATGGCGGCAAATTCGATGTACCGAATATGCGAAACTCTGATGTTAAAAAATCGGAATGAAACAAATGAGGGACTATTTGAGAACATAACTGTATTGATTTGTGATATATTTACAGCTGCTTTGAGTAACTTGCAACATGTGATTTCAAGAAAATGTCACGAAAGTAGAATCGAAGAAAGGGAAATGAGCATTCGTAGTGCGGTATTACTATTTGGAAAAACGAAAAAGATATTGGAAATTATAGATAAAAAGATACCTCAAGATTCAGATCATGGAAAACTTATAAGCATTGATGAATGGCTTTTGGTTAGCAAGAAGATGGATTCATTACACTCAATGGCTTCTTCAACTGATGAGGAAATGGCTGTTTCTAGTCCGTCTGATTTCTATGTATCGATAAATTAATGTAGCAAATGTATATGGTGATATAAGTGTTACTTATGCTTATAGAGTTACAGGGTTGTAGTTGGCCTTTTTCTATCAATAATGTGTCGTTTTGGTAATCTGAGAATATTGATGTGACTAATTACTAAGATTATGTTCAACTTGACTAATGATTACTTCAATTCTATTTCCATACCTCCAACAACATAAGTAAATCAAGCTACAAATAGAAATGCATTATCTATTTTACAAGAGCTTACAGCAAAGGTAAAATGAGCAACTTAATAGCCACTATCTATCTAATTATAAACAGATAGCCAAAGGCTACTTCAGGTATACATTGTGATAGAAAGTTAATACATGCTTTAGCAAATATATCGAAATTAAAGAGCTCAAAGTGAAACTAATGAATTAAAATATCTGTAACATTCTGATTTCGAAAACAGTACAACGGCACGCCGCGCTTTTATTTTGCGAGTCGCGCCA includes these proteins:
- the LOC139854941 gene encoding uncharacterized protein, with translation MINDGCTADGSLNNSKFNDPMPWIGIYVATASLICALAMATDALHGFRYKKFWFPCNFFTLNATTLTLIAVAIKFSVDLNASMPRRQDQLAKVSSSSFICMVMGNLLPSLGTMEDTELLMNIIALWILVITAITNICIQMGTGVIFEFWIEHVVIMLLMLILLAILCCFTLAIPSAKYYLDITYEKKLKKANKVCFIQRNLSVADRLKKDLGKYWMMAYTSSPQFVIGRSAPCSASGAFCLFNTLILAEAIVRTRIMPWSLRFCTGDSDYKWSTTLVLISQTVAVGVGTISPAFRWFMTINFRCPTKAQQACGREFVVERFWIKRMLMWQMQPVDLRICNRRCRKVLHGVKFQMLRFFIGTQKGLVVCCKMIRFVSIFFVGGFLRLKMLLIRDNSVHSNESKISDMSRYVIYLEGEEGLVHLMTKNNFDATDHWIRMGEKKQPENLIKLLETSNSSSSFNGVQDFDSDKIPSLGPGEPPNCWALPVVTLTSIAIAIPDIDEERIERLVRGVHEGLNYVKETEIYLEDQKELKHVIKTAEIVWAGVELYNKWLDVDLYKVKHQECDVIRLLADVAKEKFVKLSDKDMMYMNECLREVPSRWPIKVMAANSMYRICETLMLKNRNETNEGLFENITVLICDIFTAALSNLQHVISRKCHESRIEEREMSIRSAVLLFGKTKKILEIIDKKIPQDSDHGKLISIDEWLLVSKKMDSLHSMASSTDEEMAVSSPSDFYVSIN